Proteins from a single region of Juglans microcarpa x Juglans regia isolate MS1-56 chromosome 5S, Jm3101_v1.0, whole genome shotgun sequence:
- the LOC121267749 gene encoding ubiquitin-conjugating enzyme E2 variant 1D-like produces MTLGSGGSSVVVPRNFRLLEELERGEKGIGDGTVSYGMDDGDDIYMRSWTGTVIGPHNTVHEGRIYQLKLFCDKDYPEKPPSVRFHSRINMTCVNHETGVVEPKKFGLLANWQREYTMEDILTQLKKEMAAPHSRKLVQPPEGTYF; encoded by the exons TCCCTCGGAACTTCAGATTGTTGGAGGAACTCGAACGTGGTGAAAAAGGTATTGGAGATGGCACTGTAAGCTATGGAATGGATGATGGAGATGACATCTACATGCGCTCTTGGACTGGAACCGTTATTGGTCCTCACAAT ACTGTGCATGAAGGTCGAATTTATCAGTTGAAGCTGTTTTGCGATAAGGATTACCCAGAGAAACCCCCGAGCGTCCGTTTTCATTCACGGATTAATATGACTTGTGTGAACCATGAAACTGGAGTG GTGGAGCCAAAGAAGTTTGGACTTCTTGCGAATTGGCAGCGAGAGTACACCATGGAGGATATACTCACTCAGCTGAAAAAGGAGATGGCAGCACCACACAGCAGGAAGCTTGTCCAGCCGCCAGAAGGCACCTACTTCTAG